The proteins below come from a single Pseudomonadota bacterium genomic window:
- a CDS encoding ornithine cyclodeaminase family protein codes for MTWASLISRSWTGALVLLVSWTALDGWDVFMQALLDSAQPRRTQPVGACRRRSRAPRQRLGKSAQGLDKSRRPSFFQARKTTAAQGERTEEQKARSMSDRTLLYLTDADVRSAGLDVRTIIDLLDTAFHEMGDGNVEMPPKPGVHPQPDAFIHAMACYIPAMRSAGLKWVSGFPENQARGLPYISGLLVLNDVDTGLPYAIMDCAWITAWRTGAATALSARHLARPDSRTAGILACGVQGRTNLVALKALFPLERVYAYDLNAEVQQRFVHEMAAETGCEVVGVSSPREAVVDSDLVITSGPILKRPTPVIEAGWLRPGAFGSAVDFDSYWTAEAMGEIDRVATDDHRQFGYYKDVGYFQQTPAPYADLGELVTGRKPGRQSDQERTLAINLGLALDDMAVAPEIHRRALALGLGTRLPV; via the coding sequence ATGACATGGGCATCCTTGATCTCGAGATCTTGGACCGGAGCGTTGGTGCTCCTGGTGTCCTGGACAGCGCTGGACGGCTGGGACGTGTTCATGCAGGCCCTCTTGGATTCGGCGCAGCCAAGGCGAACGCAGCCCGTCGGTGCTTGTCGTCGACGGTCGCGCGCGCCTCGTCAGCGGCTCGGGAAGTCGGCGCAGGGGTTGGATAAAAGCAGGCGTCCTTCCTTCTTCCAGGCCAGGAAAACGACCGCCGCGCAGGGTGAGCGGACTGAGGAGCAGAAGGCCCGCTCCATGAGCGATCGCACCCTTCTCTACCTCACCGACGCCGATGTCCGCAGCGCAGGCCTCGATGTCCGCACCATCATCGATCTCCTTGACACCGCCTTTCACGAGATGGGCGACGGAAACGTGGAGATGCCCCCGAAACCGGGGGTCCATCCCCAGCCCGATGCCTTCATCCACGCCATGGCATGCTACATCCCCGCCATGCGCTCCGCGGGACTGAAGTGGGTGAGCGGCTTCCCCGAGAACCAGGCCCGTGGCCTGCCCTACATCAGCGGTCTTCTCGTGCTCAACGATGTCGACACCGGTCTGCCCTACGCCATCATGGACTGCGCCTGGATCACGGCCTGGCGGACAGGCGCGGCAACCGCTCTCTCCGCGCGCCACCTCGCGCGACCCGACAGTCGCACCGCCGGCATCCTCGCCTGTGGTGTGCAGGGACGCACCAACCTCGTTGCACTGAAGGCGCTCTTCCCCCTCGAGCGCGTCTACGCCTATGACCTCAACGCCGAGGTGCAGCAGCGCTTCGTGCACGAGATGGCTGCCGAGACGGGGTGCGAGGTGGTGGGGGTCTCATCGCCTCGTGAGGCTGTGGTCGACAGCGACCTCGTGATCACGTCCGGCCCGATCCTCAAGCGCCCCACTCCTGTCATCGAGGCTGGCTGGCTTCGCCCTGGCGCCTTCGGCAGCGCTGTGGACTTCGACAGCTACTGGACAGCGGAGGCCATGGGCGAGATCGATCGCGTCGCCACAGACGACCACAGACAGTTCGGATACTACAAGGACGTGGGGTACTTCCAGCAGACCCCCGCGCCCTACGCCGATCTCGGCGAGCTGGTCACCGGACGAAAGCCCGGGCGTCAGTCTGACCAAGAGCGCACCCTGGCCATCAACCTCGGTCTCGCCCTCGACGACATGGCGGTGGCGCCGGAGATCCATCGCCGCGCCCTGGCCCTCGGACTGGGCACGCGGCTGCCCGTCTGA